Proteins encoded by one window of Nitrospinota bacterium:
- a CDS encoding type II toxin-antitoxin system VapC family toxin, which translates to MIVLDTHVWFWWVNLEHDRLPSTFLSALNTSERAGVASVSCFEIALAAKRGRLELPVPPGQWFNEALEKSGIEIFHLSPSIAERAVNLAEISKDPFDRIIIATALEHDASLLSLDSAFPRYPELVNRLVR; encoded by the coding sequence ATGATCGTTCTGGACACCCATGTATGGTTCTGGTGGGTGAATCTGGAGCATGACCGGTTGCCATCCACTTTTCTTTCAGCGCTAAACACAAGCGAGAGGGCCGGGGTGGCCAGCGTATCGTGCTTCGAAATAGCGTTGGCGGCAAAGCGCGGCCGTCTGGAACTGCCGGTTCCGCCAGGACAATGGTTCAACGAGGCTCTGGAAAAATCCGGGATAGAGATTTTTCATTTATCGCCATCCATCGCCGAACGAGCCGTGAACCTTGCGGAAATAAGCAAGGATCCGTTCGATCGGATAATCATAGCCACAGCGTTGGAGCATGACGCGAGTCTTCTTAGTCTTGATAGCGCATTCCCACGTTACCCGGAACTGGTGAATAGGCTAGTCAGATAA
- the groL gene encoding chaperonin GroEL (60 kDa chaperone family; promotes refolding of misfolded polypeptides especially under stressful conditions; forms two stacked rings of heptamers to form a barrel-shaped 14mer; ends can be capped by GroES; misfolded proteins enter the barrel where they are refolded when GroES binds), producing MAKQISYSEDARHKIMRGVDQLANAVKVTLGPKGRNVIISKKFGSPIITKDGVTVAKEVELKDPYENMGAQLVNEVASKTSDIAGDGTTTATVLAQAIFREGMKTVAAGANPMDVKRGIDLAVEKVLEKLKKLSKATKDKKEIAQVGAISANNDQSIGQLIAEAMDKVGKDGVITVEEAKSMETSLEIVEGMQFDRGYLSPYFVTNPDKMECHLEDAYILLNEKKISNMKDMLPILEKIAKMGKPLIIVAEDVEGEALATLVVNKLRGTLQVCAVKAPGFGDRRKEMLKDIAILTGGNVISEELGVKLESVGLEDLGQAKRITVDKDNTTIVEGKGKGKDIEGRVKQIRNQIEETTSDYDREKLQERLAKLVGGVAVINVGAATETEMKEKKARVEDALHATRAAVEEGIVPGGGVALIRCVNALEKVETTNKDQEIGVNIIRRALEEPLRQIAGNAGLEGSVVVQHVLKDKQNVGLNAASGEYVDMLEAGIIDPTKVTRTALQNASSIASLLLTTEAMIADLPEEDKKMPSMPGGGGMEGMY from the coding sequence ATGGCCAAACAGATATCATACAGCGAAGACGCCCGTCACAAGATCATGCGGGGCGTGGACCAGCTTGCCAACGCGGTGAAAGTCACCTTGGGCCCGAAAGGCCGCAACGTGATCATCAGCAAGAAATTCGGCTCCCCGATCATCACCAAGGACGGCGTCACCGTCGCCAAGGAAGTGGAGCTTAAGGACCCATACGAGAACATGGGCGCCCAGCTCGTCAACGAGGTGGCCTCCAAGACTTCGGACATCGCCGGCGACGGCACCACCACCGCCACCGTGCTGGCCCAGGCCATCTTCCGCGAGGGGATGAAGACCGTGGCCGCCGGGGCCAACCCGATGGACGTGAAGCGCGGCATAGACCTGGCCGTGGAAAAAGTGCTCGAGAAGCTCAAGAAGCTTTCCAAGGCCACCAAGGACAAGAAGGAGATCGCCCAGGTCGGCGCCATTTCCGCCAATAACGACCAGAGCATCGGCCAGCTTATCGCCGAGGCGATGGACAAGGTGGGCAAGGACGGCGTGATCACGGTCGAGGAAGCCAAGAGCATGGAGACCTCGCTGGAGATCGTCGAGGGGATGCAGTTTGACCGCGGCTACCTTTCCCCGTACTTCGTCACCAATCCGGACAAGATGGAGTGCCATCTTGAGGACGCTTACATCCTTCTCAACGAGAAGAAGATCAGCAACATGAAAGACATGCTGCCGATCCTGGAAAAGATCGCGAAGATGGGCAAGCCGCTTATCATCGTGGCCGAGGACGTGGAAGGGGAGGCGCTGGCCACCCTGGTGGTCAACAAGCTGCGCGGCACCCTTCAGGTGTGCGCGGTGAAGGCCCCCGGTTTTGGCGACAGGCGCAAAGAGATGTTGAAAGACATCGCCATCCTCACCGGCGGCAACGTCATCAGCGAAGAGCTTGGCGTGAAGTTGGAGAGCGTGGGCCTTGAGGACCTGGGCCAGGCCAAACGCATCACGGTGGACAAGGACAACACCACCATCGTGGAAGGCAAAGGCAAAGGCAAGGACATAGAAGGGCGCGTAAAGCAGATCCGCAACCAGATCGAAGAGACCACCTCCGATTACGACCGCGAGAAGCTCCAGGAGCGGCTTGCAAAGCTCGTCGGCGGCGTGGCTGTGATCAACGTGGGCGCGGCCACCGAGACTGAGATGAAGGAGAAGAAGGCCCGCGTGGAAGACGCGCTTCACGCCACCCGCGCGGCGGTGGAAGAAGGCATCGTCCCCGGCGGCGGCGTGGCGCTTATCCGCTGCGTCAACGCGCTTGAGAAGGTGGAAACGACGAACAAGGACCAGGAGATCGGCGTGAACATCATCCGCCGCGCGCTCGAAGAGCCGCTGCGCCAGATCGCCGGCAACGCCGGGCTGGAAGGTTCCGTTGTGGTCCAGCACGTGCTCAAGGACAAGCAGAACGTGGGGCTCAACGCCGCGTCCGGCGAGTATGTGGACATGCTCGAGGCGGGGATTATCGACCCGACGAAGGTGACCCGCACGGCGCTGCAGAACGCCTCTTCGATAGCCAGCCTTCTGCTGACCACCGAAGCGATGATCGCAGACCTGCCGGAGGAGGACAAGAAGATGCCTTCGATGCCCGGCGGCGGCGGCATGGAAGGGATGTATTAA